CCCGCTTGCTTGGCTGCGGCCTCGGCTTCCTCGGCGGCAGCAAAACTCTCGGCATATTCTCCTTGCCGCTCCAACTCCCTGGCAAGTTGGTTCAACGCACCGGTGCGTTCGGCGGGTGTAGCGGCTGCGGCTACGGCAGCACGCAAGTCGGTGAGGGTTGTTTCTGGATTCATGGAATGATTTGATTGAGAAAATAGGTCCGAAGCGTTCCTTTCCCTTTGATGTTCAGCTCGCCACGCTCTTCTAATGTGATCGGGAGTTCGCCGGTGTTCATTGCCGAAGAAAGGGCGACGGCGAACTCCTCGCTCACGTGAATCTTCCCCGCTTCTCCGTGGCTCTCCATCCGGCTGGCGGTGTTTACTGCGTCGCCGTAGATGTCGTAGGCCAGTTTGCCCGTCCCGATTACTCCGCCGGTGATGCTCCCTGTGTGCAGGCCGATTCGTATCTCGAACTCACTCCCATCTGGCAGATGCTCCGTGATGCTGGCTGGCAGTGCCACATCTTCCAGCATCTCCATTGCCATTCTTGCTATCCGCTCCGCGTGGTCCGCGCACTCAATTGGTGCGCCGCACGCCGCCATGTAGCCGTCGCCGATTGTCTTGATTCGC
The window above is part of the Chlorobiota bacterium genome. Proteins encoded here:
- a CDS encoding adenylate/guanylate cyclase domain-containing protein, with the protein product MEKRTAAERARAKATEELLHKTLPPSIANRMISGERQIADRFDSASILFADVVGFTPMTARMPAGAVLEFMNFVFAHFDAIAAKHGCERIKTIGDGYMAACGAPIECADHAERIARMAMEMLEDVALPASITEHLPDGSEFEIRIGLHTGSITGGVIGTGKLAYDIYGDAVNTASRMESHGEAGKIHVSEEFAVALSSAMNTGELPITLEERGELNIKGKGTLRTYFLNQIIP